The genomic interval TGAGGTTAGCAATACATATTTACACATGAGACATTTGCAAAATGTAAACCACATATAGAAAGCCGAGCAAATTCCTTCTGAGATCAGTTTACTGTAACCAGCTGTACCTTGCCAATCTTATTGTGATATTTTCAAGTTCCCACCAAACCTGCCAGCCACATCATGTAAGGTCAAGATTCAGCTCAAGAGCACACACCCTTTGGCTTCACTCAAAATTACCAGTTCATCAGAGCACCATTAGCACTGAAGCTATATGCCCGCCGCCCACATGAATTTCAACAATGAAAATCCAAGAGTACAATGTTCCATCTATAAAGAACTGCTTTTCAACTAAGCCACAAAGTCACGACTACTTGATGGTTCACGAAATCTGAGCTATCTGATGCATTTTCTCTAAAAATATGTCAAACATCTCTTCCATTGAGTTAAATTACCTACAAGGATGCTAAGTTAAGCATCCCGAGTGAGGGCTTGACATCAACCTCACTTGATTCATGTCGATCCAATGATGCTAAGTTAAACATCCCGAGTGAGGGCTTAACATCAACCTCACTTGATTCATGTTGATCCACTGCAGTGTAAGATACATATCCTGGATTGACATGCTCACTAGACAGAGTGCTGCCATTCCTGATGGTAGACTGGGAATTAGGGTAAGGTGCAATGATCTTAGGTGTCCTGTTTGGCCAGTATACATCGCTGTAAAAGCTTGCAACAACTACCTGGAAGAGTATAAAAATGTATGTGAATTGTGGCCTGTTGTTACCATGATATGTGGTACTAAAAACTGATTGAGCATATCCCTGTCTCAAAAATTTGAAGATACCTGGACAGGTGTTGCAGCTTTGAGAGGTCCAGTGATAACACCACCAATCACAGAACTATCGCCAGAAGCAAGGGTTACACGCAAGCATCCTTGGTCATTTGGTGTCAAAATGGATCCGAACAAACGAATTATTTCCAAAGGACCCTGCAAAAATTGAATGAGAGTTTTGGTATCAACTTTGTCACAGTAACTTAGCTGAATAAGCAACAACGTTATTCGTTTGATTGGTTACAGattatttaattttaagttTGATGTTGTACTTATGTAACTCTGTAACTTTATctgttttcttttataaaagtaactGACCTGGCAGTAAGTTTAATAATACAAAAAGCTCAATTTGAGGAAAAACATCCTTCTACATTTGcggttttttattttagtttggaACACATGCCAGCAATTCCACCCCTGCACATGGATGGGATCAAATTCAAGGCCGCCATCTCAAACACTGGCACTCCTACATTCCACCCTTTGAGTTAATCCAGGCCAAGAACTGGAATGCCCCCTCACCGCTTcgataattatttaaaaatcacTTGAACATACACTTGACATTTATATATTTGGAATACTATGTTATCTAaatggggggagggggagtgtTAAACTTTGAGCAGTGTTTCCCTCCccatatgccatatggaaaTAAAAGCTGAACCTTGTGATATGAAGTAACACCGGATGATAGGAGCAGAGTTGCTTCCTGAACAGCTCCAAGCACTGAAAGAACACAGATCACCCTCCCATTTGACTTTGAGAGTGCCGTAATCTTCGGTATGATTTCCTGCATGGTCATTTCAGAGGAATAAAATCGCTTGCCACATTTTGATTAGAGAAAACATAGTAAGTAGCCATACATCATCTGCACCAAAAGAAGCATTATGCATACACCACTCTGCCTTTTTTATGATCAGTTCTGCAGTTGCATATTTGAGaaaactataaacaaaaaaaaaaaaaatctcttcttGGAGCGGCATGAAAAATGTTGTGAAAGTTTGCATATGGATCTTTTAGCAAAGAATGTGGTGGGCAGAAACACTAAAAGAAGTTTTCTATTTTCTGCTTCAGTGAATTTT from Oryza glaberrima chromosome 3, OglaRS2, whole genome shotgun sequence carries:
- the LOC127765614 gene encoding AT-hook motif nuclear-localized protein 2-like; protein product: MDESTAYRNLRGPSPFVLAMKTRLAPPPQLSDPPPPPLPAVPPSLLPPLLPPPEKRRRGRPRNCDRLTAPPGFFAPLPPPPPPQPQPPTLPAPHGQGQFGGLQPHLLQIDAGEEIIPKITALSKSNGRVICVLSVLGAVQEATLLLSSGVTSYHKGPLEIIRLFGSILTPNDQGCLRVTLASGDSSVIGGVITGPLKAATPVQVVVASFYSDVYWPNRTPKIIAPYPNSQSTIRNGSTLSSEHVNPGYVSYTAVDQHESSEVDVKPSLGMFNLASLDRHESSEVDVKPSLGMLNLASL